One window of Nocardia nova SH22a genomic DNA carries:
- a CDS encoding DUF4193 domain-containing protein yields the protein MATDYDAPRRSESDEVSEDSLEELKARRNEAASAVVDIDESDTAESFELPGADLSEEVLSVRVIPKQADEFTCSSCFLVHHRSRLASEAGGQMICMDCAA from the coding sequence ATGGCAACCGACTATGACGCACCTAGGCGCAGTGAATCCGACGAGGTGTCGGAGGACTCGCTCGAGGAGCTGAAGGCTCGTCGCAACGAGGCCGCGTCCGCCGTCGTGGATATCGACGAATCCGATACCGCGGAGTCGTTCGAGCTTCCCGGCGCGGATCTGTCCGAGGAGGTGCTCTCGGTCCGGGTGATCCCCAAACAGGCCGACGAGTTCACCTGCTCGAGCTGCTTCCTGGTTCATCACCGGAGCAGACTCGCCAGCGAGGCCGGCGGGCAGATGATCTGCATGGATTGCGCGGCCTGA
- the cei gene encoding envelope integrity protein Cei: MVSLITEGSAVDDKGRPFLRRRYQPWVALIAVLALICAIVWIKAMTTADATHTAMACNSPAPAADPNAPQPAPLGEVVSPSRLHDVQPAPLAQSKVRVLNASGQRGLAEHIASKLGDYGFASPPAPVFGNDPVYVSGDLECTGQIRYGVNGRPAAAAVQLVAPCAELIEDQRTDDTVDLALGSLFGNDLQPGSDAEEVLRALKNPAPGSPDVDSALLQAARTARC, translated from the coding sequence GTGGTTTCACTGATCACCGAAGGCAGCGCGGTCGACGACAAGGGCCGTCCGTTCCTGCGCCGCCGCTACCAGCCGTGGGTCGCGCTCATCGCGGTCCTCGCCCTCATCTGCGCGATCGTGTGGATCAAGGCGATGACCACCGCGGACGCCACCCATACGGCGATGGCCTGCAACTCACCCGCACCCGCCGCGGACCCGAACGCGCCGCAGCCGGCCCCGCTGGGCGAGGTGGTCTCACCGTCGCGGCTGCACGATGTGCAACCGGCGCCGCTGGCGCAGTCGAAGGTGCGGGTGCTCAACGCGTCCGGTCAGCGTGGCCTGGCCGAGCACATCGCCTCGAAACTCGGGGACTACGGCTTCGCCAGCCCGCCCGCGCCGGTGTTCGGCAACGACCCCGTCTACGTCAGCGGTGATCTCGAGTGCACCGGCCAGATCCGCTACGGCGTGAACGGCCGTCCGGCAGCCGCTGCCGTGCAGCTGGTCGCCCCGTGCGCGGAACTCATCGAGGATCAGCGCACCGACGACACCGTCGACCTCGCGCTGGGTTCGCTGTTCGGCAACGATCTGCAGCCCGGATCCGATGCCGAAGAGGTGCTGCGCGCGCTGAAGAATCCGGCGC